A segment of the Lolium perenne isolate Kyuss_39 chromosome 3, Kyuss_2.0, whole genome shotgun sequence genome:
GCGAGCCCGTGCTGGCCGGCGAGATCATGAAGGCGTACCCGAAGCACGTGCTCCGGAAGCCGCCGTCCACCTGCCccgccgacggcggcggcggcatcgtgGTCCAGAAGCCCGTGATCCTGCCGCCCAATGCCGAGCTGCAGAAGGGCAAGATCTACTTCCTCATGCCGGTGATGACCCCGGCGCCGGAGAAAGCAGCTGCGAAGCCGAAGACGCCCGCGCCAGCGCCCGTGCCCGCGCAAGCGGCGAGGAGGCGGCGAAGGAGGAAAGAGTCCTCCGGCGGCGAGGCTCCCGGCCGCAGCAAGACGCCGGCTTCATCGGCGTCCC
Coding sequences within it:
- the LOC127343952 gene encoding uncharacterized protein, giving the protein METIRCCIACILPCGALDVVRIVHSNGRVEEISEPVLAGEIMKAYPKHVLRKPPSTCPADGGGGIVVQKPVILPPNAELQKGKIYFLMPVMTPAPEKAAAKPKTPAPAPVPAQAARRRRRRKESSGGEAPGRSKTPASSASQSQSSEGEKERLLANERYLSEIMKEKASTARDRRRGRVAVWRPHLESITEDDL